The Rosa rugosa chromosome 1, drRosRugo1.1, whole genome shotgun sequence genomic sequence acacatgtttttttttttttaatcaaacccgaagccgggtgccgatatatatcattttgtgtaacattttggttgattagttttctcttattattcatatatcattatacacaacataaagaatggtagattgccatatatatatatatatatatatatatatatatatacacacttttttgtcactgatctagcattatagttggatccatacatccattgcttttaaagaagaaaaaaaaaataacctaccaaaaacatcataagaacttgtaaaatctaaacaaatactagtaaatcaatccattagaatcaatcagagtccatatagaatttaaacaatccgtggattaagtaaatccatggattataaaaactcaaacaaaatcttttaaaatctgaattgaatacacccccctaaaatTTTGATGTGAGATTTAGCAAAATGACTAAAATAATTGACAAAATAATAGTTGAGTGATCGAAATGTTAAAGAATTTACTTTTATCACCGACTACTACGTCGTTTTGAgccaaaagtaaaaaaattatttccctttttcttttctattttttttttcctttactgCTGCTCTTTTTCCCTCTATTCCTGTGGTGGGTCTCTCAAAGACTGAAACCGAGCCAATTGGGGAGGTGGTAACCGAACCAAACCCAAAAGACTCAACCCtaggaagaggaggaagaacaagttgaggaggaggagcgcacACAACAAAAACGtttggtgaagaagaagaagaagtgtcaAAACTGAAGGACTCAAAAGGCagcaaaacaccaaaacccccCCTTAATATCTCTCTCAAAATCAATGTCCCCAAAACCCcactccctctccctctctcaggCATGTCAATTCCAAAcccttctctctccctctctctctctctctacttgtATCTAATATACCCAGCTTTTCATAAGAATATAAGGATAAAAAGTGCTGCATATTCCTTTTGAATTTGTTTAAATATTTGTTCTTTTGAGGGGTTTTATGATACTAACCAGGAAAAGCATGGCATTTGAATCACAGTCtatgaagaaggagaagaagtacAGTGGGGTTTTTGGGGACATGTACACCAGTGTGGCCATTATTCCCAAAGACCTTGAGCTTGATAAGGAGGCCGCCCACCCATCACCCTTTGAGCTCCACTTCCAATTCCCTGACCTCCCCCAACCCATCAGAGTAAGTATTCCAAATGCCCCCAATCTTTTTGGTGAAGTTATTGTTGTGTTCATTTGTTGGCCTGTTGGTTTCTGAGAAATGTATTAGAGGCCCCATTACTGTATGGAGCTTTTTAGTTCTGCTTTTGATTTCTATTTCCCTCTGGGTTCCTGAAATGGGGCATGACATAAAAGTTGTGTTCTTTATATTCAATTGCTGTTTGGGTTTCTGGGAAATTGGAGGgacaaaagagaaaagaaacctCTCATTCTATCTTTGTTGCCGGTATCATAAAGCTTGTGCCTTTATGTGCTTTAGGGATTCTTGAGGACAAGAGAAGTTGGAGAGTTCCTTAGTGGGGCTTTAGCAGGGGCAATGACCAAAGCTGTTCTTGCTCCTCTTGAGACCATCAGGTAAGGTTATCTCAGTAGTTACTGTATTTGATACACTATTTATGAAATATATTAGGTTTCCACGGTAACTTAAATAAGTGAAGACGTGCATAAGTACCTATAAACAATGTTGAATGCAACTTCTTAAGCTCATtcaacagttgaaacagtttaTGGACTGCAGTAACAATTGGATTTATAGAGCTTGTTCTAGTTAACAACGTAGGCCCAAAGGATGTTGGTATTTGATTCCGCGCTATGGCTTCGTACCATTTTTTTGTTGATCAGTCTAGTTTACTTGTCTTGGTTACACCAGTCACTCCAAATCTATCTCCATTGTTGTCAGCAGGTTCAGAGAATATGATTGACGTGTTCTAAGTCTACTGATTGCATTGTATCCATTGTGTATGTTTTGTCTCTATGCATGAATGACAATATCATAGTGCATAAGTTAATGTTAGGATTGCAGATGTACCCTGTATCAACTGCAAACAACTTCTTGATCATAGATAATCTTCCAAATTTgagtattttcttttatttatttgttccaTTTTGGGGAAAAAGTTGAATACTTGAATTTCAGTAGAACATCTTTCCGCAATCACATACATTTTTAGAGATTTCCACTAAAAAAACATCTGCTGTCGTATGGAGAGTCATTGTAATCTGCTAATTGCGAATTAATTTCATATCATATGTTTCTGAGAGGATGAATGAAATGTCATATCATCTGAAGATCAGAGTTATTTTTGTTATCATATGATACACCAAAGCAGATGTCAGTTTGTCGCCTCTTTCTTAGTGACATGGCATTGTAACCTTCTTTTTTTGGAAATTCAATGTCAGAAAGAATTGTCTGAACACCCAACTTACTAAGCTGATGATTCAGTTAATGCTTTCATTGTGGCCACTAGAATAAGAAGTTAGAGCTTGAAGGATATTCCAAGATTTCCTTATGATTGGTTTTGTAACAGAATCTCCAATGGGCTCCTTAAATGATGCTGTCTGTTTCATTCCTACAATAACTCAACCTCTAGGAACTTCTGAGGAGGGAGACAGTGATCCTTAGTGATTGTTTATAGTTGTTTAATATTAGTTTTAAAATAGTGACTTAAAAACTTAAAGAATATGCTCGTCTTGTTTAATAAAGAATTCACGACTCCCTACCTAAGAGCAAATCATCAGTGTAAAGAGCTTCTAAAGTATCATTTTGCTCTATAGGGTTGAAATTCAAGTAGGTTGAACACATTCATACAGTTCTGTAATATGTACTTCATTACAGATTACCAGATTACCGTTGCTATGTCTGACTCCTGATCTATATATTTGATATGTGCAGGACTAGAATGATAGTTGGTGTTGGATCAAGAAACATCTCTGGCAGTTTCTTAGAGGTCATTGAGAAGCAGGGTTGGCAAGGGCTGTGGGCAGGAAATGCAGTCAATATGATCCGCATAGTCCCCACCCAGGCAGTTGAGTTTGGGACGTTTGAGTTTGTTAAACGAGCAATGACGTCGGCACAAGAGAAGTGGAAGCAGACTGAAGGCCCAAAGGTGCAAATTGGCCCTGTAAGCTTGGACTTCTCTATCTCCTGGATTTCTCCTGTTGCTGTGGCTGGTGCTGCTGCTGGAATTGCTAGCACACTTGTGTGTCATCCCCTTGAAGTTTTGAAGGTACTTGATACCACTTTAAGAGGATAGAAATTGTAATACTAAGAAAATTTCTTCTCGTTTTCGTCCCAATCTTATAAAATAGCCTTTTCACCTTTCAGCCACTCTAAATGCAATTCTAATGATTATGTCCTTTGTGgtgtcttcttctttgtttcacTATTATGTGCTTTCTATTTGTTCTCATGGGATATTTTCTGTGTTTGcttatttcttctttattttatttttgctatttcttctttattttatttttgctaTGATCTCAGTGATGAATTGTAAACTCATTCCTCttgtattttctttcttctaattTCTTACAACAGGACCGGTTGACTGTCTGTCCTGAGGCATATCCTAGTATAGGTGTTGCAATCTGTAAGATTTATAAGGAAGGTGGTATTGCTTCATGCTATTCGGGTCTTTCACCTACACTGATTGGGATGCTTCCCTACAGTACATGCTATTATTTCATGTACgagaaaatcaagaaatcctactgcgtaacaaagaaaaaagagtcTCTAAGCCGTCCAGAGATGTTACTGGTCGGAGCTCTGGCAGGTAAGAAACTTGGCCTTGGTCGTGTAAACTATTTTGCACATAGAATATGAAccgtttcttcttctttagttCGAATTTTATTTGGGGTTTTATTAGTTTTCATGGAAGTTATGGGTCATAACTTTAGCAGTCTAGTTAGTATTATCGGAGACTAGAAGAGTTCTTTTGTTGTATAGGTTTAACTATGTTGGACAATGATGGTAATATCACAAACTTTATAGTTCTCTGTTAAAAGGATATCTGATACAGCTATTGAAATTGTTGTTTATTGTTCAATATTATCCTTTTATTATTTGGTTGGTTCAGTCATTAATTTTGATTAGCATATGATTGCCCCGTGCTTCTAATGCAAGATTTTGCACGCTTAAATATATAATCTGCAGATAATTAACCGGGACGGTTTGCTTTCTCgtccaagtttttttttttttggacaattcATCTAATAGTTGCACTTGTCACTCAATTTGTCCAGGTTTTACAGCTAGTACAATCAGCTTTCCATTGGAGGTGGCCAGGAAACGGCTGATGGTTGGAGCTATGCAGGGTAAGTGCCCGCCCCATATGGCAGCTGCACTTTCAGAAGTGATACGGGAGGAAGGTTTATTGGGACTCTACAGAGGGTGGGGTGCAAGCTGTTTAAAGGTCATGCCTTCATCTGGCATCACCTGGATGTTTTATGAAGCTTGGAAAGACATATTGCTCGTTCAGAGACATCATcccttataagttataacaagcTCAAGCAAGATTCACATAGGTCATACATTCAAATTTAAGCTTATCTCACATCTTTTGTAGTGTAATCCAGACGGGGAGGAAGTCAAGGCCATTTTATGCAGGCCTGAGATTGAAATTTTGCTCCCATTGAGTCTCAGAGCTTAGAAGAAAAGAGTATTTCTGTTGTGGGCTGGTTTCCCTATGTTTTTCAAAGACTATGCGCCTTAGTTTTGACCCCAGTTGAGCTCCAATCATGTAACACATGCATAAGATTACTGTGTACTGATGAATGACAGATTATTTCAAATCATCATCCAAAAGTTTCGTAAATTTTTTGCTTCTGTAATACCATACGCATCTTTAGTTCTTATGCATTATTTCTGTTGATGGAATCTCCTAGGTATTGTTTGTTAATTTTGATCCCGTGTTTCTGATGAAGACAATGAATCCCACTCGACAATCTACAATACATATGACATGTTCTGAGTGGTGCCAAAGTTTAGTTCTTATTTTCCCCAACCCCAACTTGGCCTGTGCCCATGCCCATGCCCACGGCCTTGGTGTTTGTTGTTTAACTCTAATAATTTTCAGCCGCTTTTAAAAAACAAAAGCTTGAAGgaaatatcattttttttaatcaaaacaaGAATTCATTTAAAAAGTAAATCttttataaaataataaaaatcacAAAATTGAAAAGTTGTTCTTATAATCACACTTTGAAAAATCTATTGCTTTCCAACCTCGTTTTCAATCAACCTTTGCTCTTCATCTATCACATCATGTTATGATTCTTGCCTTAATCACAATTTACTGTTATCACTAGGAGAGTAGTATTTAGTATTGACTTAAATCGTGCACATGGGCACTTCTGTTATCTATATTAGGCTTTCTAATTGCTCACTAAGGGAGTATATAAGCTATTTGTAGCTACGCAGCTATGCTTGATCAATATACAAATTTCATTTTGCTTGCTGCTTCAAATTTTCCTCTGTATTCACTTAGTTAGGCTTCTACCCTAACAAATCAGTCATTACTGAATCAGAAAATTTTTCAAAGGCAATGGAAACACTGGTGAAGGAGATCCATGAGTAAAATCAAATCCTTTAGTTACGTTTCTTCAAATATTTCATATGTAAGATAAGATTACAATAATCCAGAAGAACATGTACAATTAATCCATACCTCCTCCACCTTTTTCCTTGGCCAATCCATATATTGTCATTTATGCCATGGTTGTTCATGCATGTTAAATGTATGCGCATACAACTAATCATGCAATGCATATGTCTCATGTTCTCATGCCCACTTATATCAACTATGTATGAGCATCTTTAAGCTCTTCTGGTTGGCTCACTTTCAATTGGCTAGGAATTCCTTCTGGTTGGCTCACTATAGTTATAGACTTATAGGTAGATATGCGGCACAGAGGTGAGGCCACGTAGGGAATGCCCTGTGTACCATATTGGGCGGGGAAATTTAAAAACCCCATTTCATCGCTTCTCACCCACACGGGTACCCTGTTTATTTTTAAGATACTTCAATAATTTAcgtctcaattttttttttatataaatgtaaaacattgtaaaagaaaaaaaaaatcgaccAGGAATCAAATCTCGCACCATTGTATGTTGTATGCGTCCTATATCATGTTGACATCATCACTGCATTTCCTAGTGTGGCTAGGAATCTTTTCCAAGGCTGATTTTTCCTAATATGATTAGGAGGCTAAAATGTGGAGAAAACCACAGAAATCCAAactttgattttcaaaatttaatttcttggttTCGTCAGAAAAGTTTATAGACTTTAGGGTTGGGGGTTGGGGTAGGGATAGAGGTTGGGGTAGGGATGGGGAGAGAGATTTATTTCTGCTGCGCTACTTGAACTAGCCATATTTTTCATATTAGtaacaaattttttatttctttatttttcatctAACAGTTGGTACACCCAATTGATGTTAATCAACAAGGCTGTGATACCATGTTAGAATTTGAGAGCttctactttgtatttgaagaaaatataatcgaaaccaCAACTTGGATACTTTGATTAATTTGCAGTGACAAACGAACCATGAACATATGACAATACTCACCAAACTTTGGTACTTGAGTTTCAGAACTTGTTCACTACTTTACATCAACTATCTTAtcccttatatagggtacaAGATTAACATGCATACAAAATATCTAGAATAGAAGCTGAATTAACTAGATTAAAAGTACTTTAGATAAAAAATATCTAGCTAATTTGAGTGGAGCAAACAGTAACGCAAGTGGCTGCAAAATATCAGAAGCCGCGAACTCTTCAGTAGCAAAGATCTTCCTGAGTGAACTATTGCTCAGCAACTGATTCTTCAGTTAACTGACTTGAGCGAACTATGCTTCTCCGCGAATTTACTTGGAGTTTCCTAGCTAGACCAGGAAAGCATTAATTCCAACAATATACAGCATTTTAACCTCTTATAATGAAATACGTACTAGAAAGGTTCAGAGTTACCAGGAGGCTAGGTTTTTCCCTTCTTAGTTTTGAGAAGGATTGCATAAGCCAATAAAATGGCATCCTTGTACTGCATAttgagaaacaaaaaaaaaaaaacaaaaaaaatagtacTTAAATCTTGGAACCACAATTATACAAATGGCTTCcttatacaatttttttttcttcaaatcaaCAAAAGTTTTTGTGTAGATCGCATAAGTGAATTGAAAATTCAACATATATGATAAATTGATGTATTTCCTTTACAGATGTCTGATATTAAAATCAAGGATTACATTAATGATGGATAAGATGAAAAATGATTTTCTAATCCATACACCAATAGGAAAAGGATTAACCAAGTAATTCGCACAACTTGTCCTATATATAAGTCCCCTTTTCTCTAAACTAAGGTAGCTCAAACCCTAATCCCATTACAACAAGGATTAAAGAGTTAGGGTTTCTAATTCTATCCAATCCATACACCAATAGCAAAAGAATTAACCACCCAGATTTACCCTAATTCGCACAATGTGGTTTAATATGGATATTGCTTGATGCGAGCTGTAACTCAAAGACTTGAATCCATCTTATGAAGTTTTGCAAGTTACTCGAAAACGAATCCCTCTTCTTACTCTTGTGAGAACAATTAAATCGAGTTGAACTCAGTTATGTGGTTGATGATTATTGCTATTACTCATGTTTGGAGTTGCAATTACTTGAGACAAGCTAatgtactggtgggtatgagatatcctcatttacaactatttgaacaaaaatttacaagtatttgaaccaaaattacaacattgagaacaaaagttaccatattcatttacactatttacatatagttaaacaaaaattacaacattgacaacgaatttgttcaaaagcttgtaaaaatgtcgtaagaggtgtaattaccattattagaactaagattacaacattgataacgaatttgttcaaaaacttgtaaaatgtcgtaagaggtgtaattatcattattagaactaagattacacaaagtaggactcaaattacaattttgacaacaaaatttgttctcacttttgtaaatgtgggtatgagatacccaccagtacactagaatttccccaaTTACTTATGGTTATTCCTTTGACGTTACGTTGTTTCTATTGAGGCTCCACACCTTCATTGTGATTGTTTTGTGGTGAAATGAGTTCTGATGAAATTAGATTATTGTGTTTTCTGTAGAGTATAGACtcaccaaattcaaattttacaaCTATTTATCTATTAGTTTCTTCCAATATTTCATACACAGGATATTGATTATAACCTATAACACTAATGTATCCTTTCTCCCTCTTTTCCtagctttttctttttcttcttttggccGATCCATATCTCAGTCTCTTCCACCTACTTTTGTCATGTATGCTCATGTCGTGTTAAATGAATGCACCTAATTAATCATTCATTGCATATGGCTAGCTCATGCATGTTCTATGCATTTGATTTTCACTGATTAAACTAATTAATGTTTACATTGTgtaacaattttttatttttatacatCGTGAGGTCATAGTTTCATATTTCAATGTTTCACAGATACAGAACATATGGATTTAAAAGCTGTCGCCCAGTCGATACCGACCTATACCATGAGTGTTTTTCAGTTGCCAGTGGGTGTTTGTGAAGATATTAATAAGCACTTAgcaaggttttggtgggggAAGTCTGGAGGTAGGGGGATTCATTGGAGGAAATGGGAAGCAATGTGCGTACCAAAGAAAGAGGGAGGCATGGGATTTAGGGAGTTACAGAATTTTAATAAGGCTCTGGTTGCTAAACTAGGGTGGAGATTACTTGGTGAAGGGAACTCTCTTGTGGGAAAAATGTTAAAGGCTCGCTATTTCCCTCGAAGTTTGTTTTTAGAGGCTGAATTGGGGTCTAATCCTTCTAATATTTGGCGTGCTATTATATGGGGAAAGGAGTTGCTTGTTAAAGGGTTAAGGTGGAGAATCTGTAATGGTCGTAGTGTCAGAGTATTTCAGGATCCTTGGGTTCCGAGTATTCAAGGTTTTGGTGTGACCTGGAAACCGGGATTGGATTTAAATATGCGAGTTGCGGAGCTGATCTCGGAGGAGGGTGGTTGGGAGGTACAACGTTTGGAGCAGATTGGTACATGTCAGGAGGTACGTGGAAGCTATTCTTGAAATACCTCTCACTCGATTTAATGGTCAGGATAGAATGATTTGGAATCAAAACAAGCATGGGAAGTTTTCAGTGAAGAGTGCGTACTGGTTGGCAATGAAAGAATCTAGGTTGGAAAGGAATGGACAGCAACCATATATTACTGGTGGTTTCGGATCATTGGAAACATCTTTGGAAACTCAAAATCCCTCCTAAGATGAGTCATTTTCTATGGAGATGTTCGACTGGTTTTATGCCGTGTATGTGGTCACTTTACCAGAGACGTATTTCGAACAGTTCATTGTGTCCGAGGTGtcaattagctgatgaaacgCCTTTGCACGTAACATGGGAGTGTTCTTTTAGTGTTGCGGTGTTGGAAAGGGCGAGATTTTATTCGAAATTGGACCCGGGTCTGTGGACTGACTTTTCCTCCTATCTTGATTATGCTATTCAAGTTCTGACAGTGGATGAAGTTAAACTTTTGGTTGTTATATGATGTGGAATAATTGGAAAGAAAGGAACGTGATAGTGCATGGTGGTCAACCTAGACCTGCAGTGATCATTTATGAGCAATGTTATTCTATTTGGAATAACTTGCTTGCGGTGCAAGTACGAGAGCAGGTTGGTAGGTGTGGTACAATGTCTAATCCCATTGTTCAGGCTAGGTGGTCTCCTCCATCTCAAGGTATGATGAAACTTAATTGTGATGCATCTGTCCTTGATAATGGAAATCAGGTTGGTATAGGTTGTGTTATAGGGGAAGTGATGGTGAACTGCTACTTGCGGTGGGTGAGCGGCTCCAAAGCCGCCTTAAGCCTTGTGCTGCTGAGTTGCAGGCAGTGATCCTGGGGCTTGAGATGATGATAGAGCATGGTTGGCGGCCTGAGAGGGTGGAAACCGATTGTTTGGAGGCTGTTAATTTGATAAACAGGGAGGAGGATTGTCTGGCAGTGGAAGGAGTGTTAGTAGAGAAGATTAAATTCTTACTGGGGTATGTCGGTATTCGAAGTGTTCATCATGTTTTTAGGGTGGCTAATGGTGTTGCTCAGTTTGTAGCCCGGTTAAATGGGCGTCATAGTTGGTTCGGGGTTGGGTCCTCTTGGCTCATGGATGTTATCGGTGATGATAGACCCGTAACTCGTTCTAGTAGGGAAGAGAGTGGGGAATTTTCCACCACCGATTTTTCCCATATGGTGTAATCTTTATCTTATTTGAATAAAAGTTTagtcattctaaaaaaaaaagaacatatgGATTTATTTTTTTCCAGCTTTGTAGTCATGGCGAGCCCTCTTTAATAATATGCATGTTCTATTGGTCTATGGTCTATGTTTACCCAAACGACCTCGCCTCATTCCGGACAAATGCATGTTCCATTTGTTATTCAAGATTGTGAAACATTTAAGATAAATATTTGTTCTACTGATTATCTAAACTGGTAAAACATTTTAGACGAAATACAGAGCAACATAAAATTGAAATAGTAAAAGTTGGTAATTTAATGGCTAAATTATGGTTTATGGTTaatctgaaattttgtagaaatTTTATAGCAAGAGTAACAAATGGCATCGATAATCAAATTTTATACTATCTCACTTATATAGTGCATGTCCGCAAATTTTTAAAAGTGCGTTTAACCTAACCTAAGAATAACCATATATTTCCTTAGATATATCAAAGAAACTTGAGCATTACTCATCACTAACATAGGTTGCTGTCAAAGGTTTAACTGGAGATTTCTCTCCAAGGGCAACATAGCTTTATGCTGCATCTTTGGGTCTTCATTTAGCAAGGAATGGAGGGTACGCTCATGTATTGCTTGAGATGGATGCCAAAGAGGTACGTAGTAGACTTCCTTAACTCTACAGATGAAAGTTGGGCCGCTGATGGAGCTCTATTGATTGTAGTTAAATCTCTATTTTCTTATTTTGATGTAATCAGGCGGCATATTTGGTAGCTAAATATGCACTCATGTCCCCTGACTTCCACGTTTGGGTATATAATACCCCTTCATGGCATTACTTCAGAGGTCTAATTTCTCTGTGATTAAATAAAGTCtattccaacaaaaaaaaaagggtttttgtcaatttaccccattttcagggatttttttctcacttaccccattaagtttttttaattccctcttacccaaaacactctaaggaagtgttccctaatacccccttaaggtttttattttttgttttttatttttttttaataccattttaccctcacccctttgttacttagagagagagagagagaaaatggaagagagagaaatcataGAAGACTtcgccggatttcggtcaccggtcgccgctcgccggacttttctgaaaacctcgccggaggtccccaaagaggtcaccggaaaggtttattgccccaatagacgtctatttccccccaatagagggcCAATAaatctctattgcccctcaatagaactttcggtcgccggaatgggaactaatcttcctaaatttagacaaataaaactttgattaaagaaaaaaaacgaggagattacatcaatttaaaacgtctattgccccccaatagacctttacttttttttttttcatttttctttcattttgggcttctgccccattttacccaaaaagaaaagaaaagaaagaatttgatttgggcacccagagaaaagctctaGGCACCAAATCGCCGTTCTCCTCTGCCACCGGCGTACCAGATCAATGTTCTCCTCTGCCACCGGCCTGTATCGAGCGCCGGAGAGCTTGGGTCGAGCTCGAGCGCCAAATCTCGCCGAAGATGAGCTCCGATTTTGATTTCGTAATCGGCGAAGCCCAAGCGACCGGCGATCCTACCGGTTCCGATTGCGGCTTGAAAGTGAGGCGAGAAGCTGAATCGTGGAGCGGAAAACGGCGTAACTGCAGAGGGACAAGAGGTTGGCAAAGTCGTGGTGATGAGAGAGGAGGACGGAACAGGAATCAGAGATGCAGTCGACGGCGACGCAGTCAAGGTGGACTGCGGCGAAAACCGACCCCAGTTAGTTGGGGTTTCGGCCCACGGCGGCGTGGGCCTGGGTGATCCAGCGGCGTTGGGGCTTTGTAGGgcgcggggagagagagagagagggggggggggtagtgtaattaattaattaaatcaagGACAAAACTGTCATTTTCCTTTAAACAGAGTAAGTGAGAATAAAattttgttgctggggtaagtgggataactttgtccaattttggtgttttggtcaaggacccaaaa encodes the following:
- the LOC133725602 gene encoding probable mitochondrial adenine nucleotide transporter BTL1 isoform X3, which produces MAFESQSMKKEKKYSGVFGDMYTSVAIIPKDLELDKEAAHPSPFELHFQFPDLPQPIRGFLRTREVGEFLSGALAGAMTKAVLAPLETIRTRMIVGVGSRNISGSFLEVIEKQGWQGLWAGNAVNMIRIVPTQAVEFGTFEFVKRAMTSAQEKWKQTEGPKVQIGPVSLDFSISWISPVAVAGAAAGIASTLVCHPLEVLKDRLTVCPEAYPSIGVAICKIYKEGGIASCYSGLSPTLIGMLPYSTCYYFMYEKIKKSYCVTKKKESLSRPEMLLVGALAGFTASTISFPLEVARKRLMVGAMQGKCPPHMAAALSEVIREEGLLGLYRGWGASCLKVMPSSGITWMFYEAWKDILLVQRHHPL
- the LOC133725602 gene encoding probable mitochondrial adenine nucleotide transporter BTL1 isoform X2; translation: MSPKPHSLSLSQSMKKEKKYSGVFGDMYTSVAIIPKDLELDKEAAHPSPFELHFQFPDLPQPIRGFLRTREVGEFLSGALAGAMTKAVLAPLETIRTRMIVGVGSRNISGSFLEVIEKQGWQGLWAGNAVNMIRIVPTQAVEFGTFEFVKRAMTSAQEKWKQTEGPKVQIGPVSLDFSISWISPVAVAGAAAGIASTLVCHPLEVLKDRLTVCPEAYPSIGVAICKIYKEGGIASCYSGLSPTLIGMLPYSTCYYFMYEKIKKSYCVTKKKESLSRPEMLLVGALAGFTASTISFPLEVARKRLMVGAMQGKCPPHMAAALSEVIREEGLLGLYRGWGASCLKVMPSSGITWMFYEAWKDILLVQRHHPL
- the LOC133725602 gene encoding probable mitochondrial adenine nucleotide transporter BTL1 isoform X1, producing MILTRKSMAFESQSMKKEKKYSGVFGDMYTSVAIIPKDLELDKEAAHPSPFELHFQFPDLPQPIRGFLRTREVGEFLSGALAGAMTKAVLAPLETIRTRMIVGVGSRNISGSFLEVIEKQGWQGLWAGNAVNMIRIVPTQAVEFGTFEFVKRAMTSAQEKWKQTEGPKVQIGPVSLDFSISWISPVAVAGAAAGIASTLVCHPLEVLKDRLTVCPEAYPSIGVAICKIYKEGGIASCYSGLSPTLIGMLPYSTCYYFMYEKIKKSYCVTKKKESLSRPEMLLVGALAGFTASTISFPLEVARKRLMVGAMQGKCPPHMAAALSEVIREEGLLGLYRGWGASCLKVMPSSGITWMFYEAWKDILLVQRHHPL